The Anguilla anguilla isolate fAngAng1 chromosome 4, fAngAng1.pri, whole genome shotgun sequence genome has a window encoding:
- the ptmaa gene encoding prothymosin alpha-A, with amino-acid sequence MADTKVDTSSEIPTKDLKEKKLVEETENGKDAAANGNTENEENGEPENEVDDEDDDDVGEEDDEEDDGEGDDDDDDDEVEGGAGKRAAEDDDDEDEDDVGTKKQKTDD; translated from the exons ATGGCAGACACAAAAGTAGATACCAGTTCGGAGATCCCCACTAAG gatcttaaagaaaagaaactggtGGAGGAGACAGAAAATGGGAAGGATGCAGCTGCTAACGGAAATACG GAGAACGAGGAAAACGGAGAGCCAGAGAATGAAGTAGATGACGAAGATGATGACGATGTCGGTGAGGAGGACGATGAGGAAGACGACGGAGAAG GagatgatgacgacgatgatgatgaagtTGAAGGAGGCGCTGGGAAGAGGGCAGCTGAGGATGACGACGATGAGGATGAG GATGATGTTGGAACAAAGAAGCAGAAAACTGATGATTAG